The Staphylococcus sp. 17KM0847 DNA segment AATATGGCACACATATCGATGCACCTATTCATTTTGTTGAACATCAACGCTATTTACACGAACTTGACCTTCAAGAACTTGTTCTGCCACTCATCGTATTAGATTTTTCTGAAGAAGTTGCAAGAGATGCTGACTTCCGTCTAACTCGTGAACATATTGAACAGTGGGAAGCCATACACGGCGTGATCGAGGCAGATACTTTTGTCGCTTTTCGTAGTGATTGGTCTAAACGATGGCCCGACCACACACAATTTGAAAATAAAGATTCAGCAGGTCAACAACATCTCCCCGGGTGGTCTTTAGATGCATTACATTATTTAATAGAAAAACGCCATATTAAAGCAATCGGCCATGAAACATTCGATACAGATGCATCTATCGATATTGCTAAAAATGGCGATATTATAGGTGAGCGTTATGTACTGAGTCAAGACTGTTATCAAATCGAGCTATTAACCAACTTAGACCAGCTTCCGGAAAGAGGTGCGATTATTTACAATATTGCACCCAAACCTGATCATGCCCCGGGTTTTCCAGTAAGAAGCTTTGCTATTGTTCCTTCAGCTTAAAGTGCATTCTATATTAAACGCTATAAAAAATAAGCGGGACTACGAAAGCTTATCTTGTCAAAGCTTTTGCAGTCCCCTTTTATTTACGAT contains these protein-coding regions:
- a CDS encoding cyclase family protein → MTYPLWLQLQTLKTARWVDLTHTFNADSPHFSAFEGAIVETPFTVKKDGFFVQQWSFVTQYGTHIDAPIHFVEHQRYLHELDLQELVLPLIVLDFSEEVARDADFRLTREHIEQWEAIHGVIEADTFVAFRSDWSKRWPDHTQFENKDSAGQQHLPGWSLDALHYLIEKRHIKAIGHETFDTDASIDIAKNGDIIGERYVLSQDCYQIELLTNLDQLPERGAIIYNIAPKPDHAPGFPVRSFAIVPSA